The Flavobacterium sp. HJ-32-4 genome contains a region encoding:
- a CDS encoding sialate O-acetylesterase, producing the protein MKSRILPLLTFFGISLFGRANVSLPSVFSDGMVLQRNSEVTFWGYANPSEEIVVTTSWDGAEYKTKGTAMAHFSLTLKTGTAGGPYTIRIKGWNERVIQDVWLGEVWLCSGQSNMEMTPSWGLVDREAEVAQANDPLIHIATITKKASRFPQEDVPVTWQSITPEVMKNSSSVAYFFAKRLREEMPDVPIGLIVSAWGGSPAEIWIPETTIASDDYLKQAAAALTDNQWSPHLPGNAYNAMIHPLIPYRIAGALWYQGESNTGAAHYETTLLALISSWRAAWGYTFPFYFVQIAPYKYENNEFGAGIVRNAQRKVLSMTEKVGMVVISDVSTIDDIHPQNKKPVGRRLAGLALADVYGIQKGENQGPLYEGWHADGRKAIVQFRHADGLHFTSKKTTLFEIAGADGVFHTAEARISGNQVILSCRDVTSPTRVRYALRSDAVSDLFNSAGLPASTFQTE; encoded by the coding sequence ATGAAAAGTAGGATCCTACCCCTCCTGACCTTTTTCGGCATCAGCCTGTTCGGACGCGCAAACGTATCACTGCCGTCGGTATTTTCCGATGGGATGGTGCTCCAGCGGAACAGCGAAGTGACCTTTTGGGGATACGCCAATCCGTCGGAAGAAATCGTCGTCACTACCTCGTGGGACGGCGCCGAATACAAGACCAAAGGAACGGCAATGGCCCACTTCTCGCTTACCTTAAAGACAGGCACTGCCGGTGGCCCCTACACCATCCGTATCAAAGGGTGGAACGAGCGCGTCATCCAGGATGTCTGGCTCGGTGAAGTCTGGCTGTGCTCGGGCCAATCGAATATGGAAATGACGCCGTCGTGGGGACTTGTCGATCGCGAAGCGGAAGTCGCACAAGCCAACGACCCGTTGATTCACATCGCGACTATTACCAAAAAAGCATCGCGCTTTCCTCAGGAAGACGTGCCGGTTACGTGGCAATCCATCACTCCGGAAGTCATGAAAAACAGCAGTTCGGTGGCGTACTTTTTTGCGAAACGACTGCGCGAAGAAATGCCCGACGTCCCGATTGGGCTGATCGTATCGGCCTGGGGCGGGAGTCCGGCTGAGATCTGGATTCCGGAAACCACCATCGCATCCGATGACTACCTAAAGCAGGCAGCCGCCGCGCTGACCGATAACCAATGGAGTCCACACCTGCCTGGTAACGCCTACAATGCCATGATCCATCCGTTGATACCCTATCGAATCGCGGGTGCACTTTGGTACCAGGGCGAATCAAACACGGGCGCGGCCCATTATGAAACGACACTTTTGGCCTTGATTTCCTCATGGCGTGCTGCCTGGGGCTACACGTTTCCCTTCTATTTCGTCCAGATTGCGCCTTACAAATACGAAAACAATGAGTTCGGGGCAGGCATCGTCCGGAACGCCCAGCGAAAAGTACTTTCGATGACCGAAAAAGTCGGGATGGTCGTGATCTCCGACGTATCGACCATCGACGACATCCATCCCCAAAATAAAAAACCGGTTGGGCGCCGACTGGCCGGACTGGCACTGGCGGATGTCTACGGCATCCAAAAAGGGGAAAACCAGGGACCACTCTATGAGGGATGGCATGCCGACGGTCGAAAAGCAATCGTTCAATTCCGCCATGCCGACGGTCTCCATTTTACCTCTAAAAAAACCACCCTTTTTGAAATAGCAGGTGCCGACGGCGTCTTCCACACCGCCGAAGCCCGCATTTCAGGCAACCAGGTCATCCTGTCGTGTCGTGATGTTACATCCCCTACCCGTGTACGCTATGCCCTGCGTAGCGACGCCGTCTCCGATTTGTTCAACTCCGCCGGGCTACCGGCCTCGACCTTCCAAACCGAATAA
- a CDS encoding cellulase family glycosylhydrolase translates to MKKLLPLLLCAAVMTAQHVDRKAFVGVDGTHFTKNGKPYYYIGANYWYGAILGSKKYGDRKRLTRELDQMKANGIDNLRILVGADGGGYDFTVREPLQPKQGTYDDALLDGLDYLLSEMGKRGMTAVLYLTNNWEWSGGMSQYLEWNGYGPIPNPNLNGGTWPGFMTYVTQFHSCAPCKDALEKHIRFIIGRKNAYTKKKYTEDPAIMAWQVANEPRIFTVENEKAFTEWLNATVDLIDQLDPNHLISTGSEGSAGSNADQAAFERTHQNPRIDYLTMHIWPKNWGWFDHAKEQETLPVAVANATEYLERHIASAEKLKRPIVVEEFGLPRRGEALTADASVESRNTFYDLFFTRLQRSVANHEALAGVNFWGYGGEGRAANEKGKWNKGDAYTADPPQEPQGLNSVFSSDATTLDLIRTRNEALRKR, encoded by the coding sequence ATGAAAAAACTCCTCCCTTTATTGCTGTGTGCGGCTGTGATGACGGCGCAGCACGTTGATCGTAAGGCCTTTGTAGGCGTCGACGGTACGCACTTTACCAAGAACGGAAAACCCTACTATTACATCGGCGCGAACTATTGGTACGGCGCCATCCTGGGATCGAAAAAATACGGCGACCGCAAACGCCTGACCCGGGAACTCGACCAAATGAAAGCAAACGGCATCGACAACCTTCGGATTTTGGTGGGAGCCGATGGAGGAGGCTATGACTTTACCGTCCGGGAACCGCTGCAGCCGAAGCAGGGCACTTATGACGACGCATTGCTCGACGGACTCGACTACCTCTTATCCGAAATGGGAAAACGGGGCATGACGGCGGTGCTGTACCTTACGAACAATTGGGAATGGTCGGGCGGTATGTCGCAATACCTCGAATGGAATGGGTATGGCCCGATTCCGAATCCGAATCTAAACGGGGGTACGTGGCCGGGGTTTATGACGTATGTGACCCAGTTCCACAGTTGCGCGCCTTGTAAGGACGCGTTGGAGAAGCACATCCGCTTCATCATTGGCCGAAAGAATGCCTACACGAAGAAGAAGTATACCGAAGACCCGGCCATCATGGCGTGGCAAGTGGCCAATGAGCCCCGGATCTTTACGGTAGAGAATGAAAAGGCCTTTACGGAATGGTTGAATGCCACGGTGGATCTCATCGACCAACTCGATCCGAACCACCTGATTTCAACCGGGTCGGAGGGAAGTGCCGGGTCGAATGCCGACCAGGCAGCTTTTGAGCGCACCCACCAGAATCCGCGTATCGATTACCTGACGATGCACATCTGGCCTAAAAACTGGGGTTGGTTCGACCATGCAAAGGAGCAGGAAACCCTTCCGGTGGCTGTCGCGAACGCGACGGAATACCTCGAGCGTCACATCGCGTCAGCCGAAAAACTCAAACGTCCGATCGTGGTGGAAGAATTCGGTCTGCCGCGCCGTGGTGAAGCGCTCACTGCAGATGCGTCTGTCGAAAGCCGTAATACATTCTATGACCTGTTCTTCACCCGACTTCAGCGCAGTGTGGCAAATCACGAAGCGCTGGCGGGCGTGAATTTCTGGGGCTATGGCGGTGAAGGCAGGGCAGCCAATGAAAAAGGCAAATGGAACAAAGGGGATGCCTATACGGCCGACCCGCCCCAGGAGCCACAGGGACTCAACTCGGTCTTTTCATCGGATGCCACTACGCTCGACCTGATTCGTACCCGGAACGAGGCGCTTCGAAAGAGGTAA
- the bglX gene encoding beta-glucosidase BglX has protein sequence MKKPLAAVALATFLSPMMNAQTKPHLDPKKPIEERITLLMQQMTLEEKIGQMNQYNGFWDVTGPAPQGGSAEKKYEHLRKGWVGSMLNVRGVENVRAVQKIAVEQTRLGIPLIIGFDVIHGYKTLSPIPLAEAASWDLDAIRRSASVAADEASAAGIDWTFGPMVDISRDARWGRVMEGAGEDPYLGSKVAAARVKGFQGTDLTSPSSIAACAKHFAAYGFAEGGRDYNTVDIGNATLYNVVLPPFEAARNAGVRTMMNAFNLLNGIPATGNHLLQRDILKGKWKFDGFVVSDWASIGEMVTHGYAANLAEAAEKAAEAGSDMDMEASAYVTHLAQLVREGKVQESVIDDAVRRILRVKFELGLFDNPYRRCDEAREKTIGSKAHHEAVLDMARKSIVLLRNEGQLLPLPKQGKKIALIGALAADDNSPLGSWRIASDDHTAVSVLAGMKRYDGNKLVYEKGADLVKGETAFTKELVFNTTDRSGFPSALKAAKEADVVVMVLGEHGFQSGEGRSRTELGLPGLQQELLEEVYKVNPNIVLVLNNGRPLALPWAAEHIPAIVEAWHLGTETGNAVAEVLYGDYNPGGKLPMSFPRNVGQVPMYYGQFNTGRPVNTDQNVFWSHYTDTEKTPLFVFGHGLSYTQFSYQKLEVGRQQKKGQPVNVSVTVTNTGKRAGREVVQLYIRDVAASLTRPVKELKGFELVDLQPGESKTVRFVLTDKELGFYDNNGNYLVEPGVFNVFVGGSSATSLESAFTLE, from the coding sequence ATGAAAAAACCACTAGCAGCCGTGGCGCTCGCCACCTTTTTGTCCCCTATGATGAACGCGCAAACCAAACCGCACCTTGACCCGAAAAAGCCCATTGAAGAACGCATCACCCTGTTGATGCAGCAAATGACCCTTGAGGAAAAAATCGGCCAGATGAACCAATACAACGGTTTCTGGGATGTCACCGGTCCGGCTCCGCAAGGCGGTTCTGCCGAAAAGAAATACGAACACCTTCGCAAAGGATGGGTGGGTTCGATGTTGAACGTCCGCGGTGTCGAAAACGTCAGGGCCGTGCAGAAAATCGCCGTCGAGCAAACGCGGCTGGGTATTCCGTTGATCATTGGTTTTGACGTCATCCACGGATACAAAACCCTTAGTCCCATTCCCCTTGCCGAAGCGGCCAGTTGGGATCTCGACGCGATTCGCCGTTCCGCCAGTGTAGCTGCCGATGAAGCGTCTGCCGCCGGTATCGACTGGACATTTGGCCCGATGGTCGACATCTCGCGTGATGCCCGTTGGGGACGCGTGATGGAAGGCGCCGGGGAAGACCCGTACCTCGGAAGTAAAGTCGCCGCTGCCCGCGTGAAAGGATTCCAGGGAACGGATCTCACGTCACCCAGTTCCATCGCGGCCTGTGCCAAACACTTCGCGGCGTATGGATTTGCAGAAGGCGGTCGCGATTACAATACCGTCGATATCGGAAACGCTACCTTATACAACGTCGTATTGCCGCCGTTCGAAGCGGCACGAAATGCAGGCGTCCGTACGATGATGAATGCCTTCAACCTCCTGAACGGCATCCCGGCCACGGGCAACCACCTCCTGCAGCGCGACATCCTGAAAGGAAAATGGAAATTCGACGGATTTGTCGTCTCCGACTGGGCCTCAATAGGTGAGATGGTCACCCACGGCTACGCGGCTAACCTCGCGGAAGCGGCAGAAAAAGCGGCAGAAGCCGGATCTGATATGGACATGGAAGCCTCGGCTTATGTCACACACCTGGCACAATTGGTGCGGGAGGGCAAAGTGCAGGAATCGGTGATCGACGATGCCGTGCGGCGCATCCTGCGGGTGAAGTTTGAACTCGGACTGTTCGACAATCCCTACCGTCGCTGCGACGAAGCGCGCGAAAAGACCATCGGCAGCAAAGCACATCACGAGGCCGTTCTGGACATGGCGCGCAAATCGATTGTATTGTTGCGCAACGAAGGACAACTCCTGCCCCTTCCCAAACAAGGCAAAAAGATTGCCCTGATCGGGGCATTGGCCGCCGACGACAACAGTCCGCTGGGTAGCTGGCGAATCGCGTCTGACGACCACACCGCCGTGTCGGTGCTGGCTGGCATGAAGCGTTACGACGGCAACAAACTGGTGTATGAAAAAGGAGCCGACCTGGTCAAAGGCGAAACCGCTTTTACGAAAGAGTTGGTCTTCAACACGACCGATCGTTCGGGCTTCCCTTCCGCATTGAAAGCCGCAAAAGAGGCGGATGTAGTGGTAATGGTGCTGGGCGAACACGGGTTCCAGAGTGGCGAAGGGCGCAGCCGCACCGAATTAGGACTTCCGGGCCTGCAACAGGAATTGCTGGAAGAAGTATACAAAGTCAACCCGAATATCGTATTGGTACTGAACAACGGACGTCCGCTGGCGTTGCCGTGGGCTGCGGAACACATTCCCGCTATTGTAGAGGCCTGGCATTTGGGTACCGAAACCGGAAACGCCGTTGCCGAGGTATTGTACGGTGACTATAACCCGGGCGGAAAACTGCCGATGTCGTTCCCGCGCAATGTGGGGCAAGTCCCGATGTATTACGGGCAATTCAACACCGGACGGCCAGTCAACACCGACCAGAACGTCTTTTGGTCACACTACACCGATACCGAGAAAACCCCACTATTCGTCTTCGGCCACGGACTGAGCTACACCCAGTTCAGCTACCAAAAACTGGAGGTCGGACGCCAGCAGAAGAAAGGGCAACCGGTGAACGTATCGGTAACGGTAACCAACACGGGTAAACGCGCCGGACGTGAAGTCGTGCAATTATACATCCGTGACGTTGCCGCGAGCTTAACACGCCCGGTAAAGGAATTGAAAGGATTTGAGTTGGTCGACCTGCAGCCGGGCGAATCCAAAACGGTTCGTTTTGTGCTGACCGATAAAGAACTCGGTTTCTACGACAACAATGGAAATTACCTGGTGGAACCGGGCGTTTTCAACGTATTTGTAGGGGGTAGTTCCGCGACGAGCCTCGAATCAGCGTTCACACTCGAATAA